tagtggtggagtaggggcctgagggcacacagtgtgttgtgaaatctgtgattGTATtgcaatgtttttaaaaatggtataaactgccttaattttgctggaccccaggaaaggggataaaaataataaaaacaaattgAAGTACCAATCATTTTGGTATTACTTTAAACTGTTGGTCTAACTCAGTTCAGGAAGTAACCACTATTGCCAATTTTTTTTGTGGAACGACTATGAGAAAGTCAGTTCTGGGGTCCATTCAGTTCGATTGAACGTTTTCTACATTGCATAATGGGTTGCACTGAAACACTTTTCCTCAAAATGTTTTTCAACGTTCTTGAAAAGGTTGCCTATGTTTGCTCCGTTTGGTGGGTGTGGCTTGAAACAATGAGTGACCAAAATGCACCTGTGCATTTTGAACCCACAGCCCAACCCCTTATTTTTCAACTGGTCATTCAGAAAGGCACTGTTTCCATTGAATTTAACATTGCATTACTGAACGCAGTTCTAGTGACTTTTCTACTCCAAAATAAATGAACATAAAATGATGGTGACGCCATTCAAATATAATTTTCCGCTACAAAAATTTGCCTCACAACATATTGGTCCTTTTATTCAGGCTGGTGTGTTAATTAGCAATAGCACCTGTAGCCCAACTAATGTAGCATAGTGGCTATAAATAAATAGGCTAAAGCATGGGGTTTCCCATCTGTATTTGTGCTAATCATTAGCTAGATTtgtctttaacctttatttaactaggcaagtcggttaagaacaaattcttatttacaatgacagcctaccccggccaaagccagacaacgctgggccaattgtgcgccgccctatgggactcccaatcacagccagatgtgatgcagacctggatttgaaccaggtactgcagtgacgccgcttgcactgagatgcagtgtcttagacccccAGCTTTCTAGAAAATGTTGCCCCCCTTTCATCATGGGGGGGAACATAATTTGCCCCTCCCCCCATGCCCCTTATTAAGCTCCCCACAAAAATAGAATACGTTTTACTCATCAAGAAACAGTACATACAAAAAAACAGCTTACTGCTGTGCAATGTCAGGTGCATCCCTATCAATTATGACTAGGGTGGGCCAATTTCCTTTGTAGATTTTCTCAATTGAAATACAATTTAAAGTTGGTTCTGAGAGTATTCTTATAATGATTATTAGGTTGCATAAACATgagtgctccccccccccccccccccccccccccccccccccccccccccccccccccccccccccccccccccccaatttttgGCATTCACTTTTTTTTCCTAAACATAACTAAGGAGGATAGGTTACTGCCGCTGGTCAGAGTCTGAGACGGGCATGCTTGAGCCTACTGCCTGAGGTTCAGAGAAACAGTCCTTCTCAAATTATGTAACCtaatataaataatttaaaaaaagtttatAATACTACCAAAGTTGTCTTTCACAAAATTGAGCCCAATATAACGGTTACCAATTATCCCTCATTTTGAGAAATACCGCTCACACGCGAGATGCACATCTCATTACTTCACAATAGAAACTTGCCATTTTGAAAAATATCCTTTTCTAAAAATTCTTATTCGTGCTTATGAATCTACTGTACTTCTTTATTTGTTACATGCTAGCTCACAGAATTAAGGGTTTGttaagaagagagaggagagaataggagctatcgctcctttctcctttctcaaCTTTTTTTCCCTTCACAAACAATGGCCTCTGAGGACCAGGCCATACCAAAAGCATAATTGGTGGCAGGGGGGGATCCAATCGTTAAAATGTGGAATTAAGTAGAACTGTGTGTAAAGCCACAGAAAGCCAGTAACTATGGTGGGATTTTTTTGGTAATATTGAGGGGGTATTATTGAGGGGTAATAAAGTCAAAATATTTTGAGAATGAAGTCCAAATTTTTAAGTATACCTTTTGAGAATAAAGTCGCAGTTATATTTCAAGATGAAAGTTGAAATGCCTTGTGAAATTCTACTTTAGCATTCATTGGCTTTAGTTAAAAGGTTTCCAAAGACAAAACCAACCTGGACaaaggggtagacgtaacatagtaaatgtaaatccgggccTCGCCCATTAGTTTGATATGTTTCGTATAGTATGTATGAATTTGTGAATCTcatcatatgatatgttacaaattgcaattcgtatgatatgttacgaatttcaaTTTGGTGTGGCTAGGGATTATGTTTAAGGTTAGGAGtgaggttaaagggttaaggttagggaagggttagctaacatgctaagtagttgcagaATAGCTAGTAAGTAGTTGctaagttgctaattagctaaaatgttagttgtccgtgatgagatccGAACACGCAAcgtttgggttgctagacgtttgcgTTATACTCCCACCAATACACCCCAACCAATTTtgcttaagtaaccttctgtcttatgtaaccataccaaacgtaccgtaacatatcatactaatttgagtgtcttggatttacatttactatgtcacGTCTAGTCTATGAAGCCAGACTGACAAAACATACAGTAATGGCTAAAGCATCTATGCAGCCATTTATTGCAATACCACACGGTTTCACTTTGTCAAATGAGTCGATATGCCATATCGACGAGCTTCACGCCTTGAGAATTGAGTGATCAGCTTGATTGTAGCTCTTTCGCATAGTGTCTCGTGTTACTACAAAACCTCTCTGAATTTCATGGAGATGCAGCCATCTTTCGTCTTGCATTTATCTATTACCGTTGATTTCACTTTGCACAAACTCCAATACCACATCCATGTCTGTGTGGTTCTTCCTTCTGAAAAGACCCGGTCTGTGACAAAACCTCTTTGAGGTCCTAATACTTACACTAATATGGTTATTACGTGCTAAAAGAGCAAGGATGTCCTTGTTACTAAAGCCAATTCTAAAGTATAGTTAGTTGTTCATTAGTTAtaattattgttatgtcattCTTACAGACTTTGGCTTGAACTTTTTCACCGTCTTCTGATGTTTGGTAatgatatatttaagcaataaggcccgaggaggtgtggtatatggccaatataccacggctaagggctgttcgtAGCACAATGCAACGCCAACATAGTGCCTGCACATATTGGCCTTATACCACAAACCCTtgaggtgtcttattgctattataaaccggTTACCagcgtaattagagcagtaaaaatacatattttgtcatacccatggtatacggtcggatataccacagctgtcagccaatcagcattcagggctcgaaccacccaattgatatatatatttttttacttcaaaCCTCCTTCATAGGATGTGTGCTGCTAAAATGACAGAAGGGAGCGTGCATGTGGAATCCTGCAAGGCCCCTATGTTTTACAGACAAGCTGAACCGGCCACAGGTGAAGTACATCTGTCTGTCCTGCTTCTGCACGGCATCCGTTTCTCATCTGAGAACTGGCTCAATATAGGAACACTGGAGACATTGGCCAAAGCTGGCTGTCGTGCAGTGGCCATCGACCTACCAGGTGAGCTTCGGTTGTAAATAGTAGTAAGTGAGAATGTGTTACTCAATTGATCTCTGACCtgtaacaccacctctctctttctctcccctccccccgcCCCCAGGTTTTGGCCAATCTAAGTCAGCAGTAGCCCCCTCTGCTGTAGGAGAGCTGGCCCCTGGTGGGTTCCTGAAACAGGTGTGTGAGGCACTGGGGATGGGGCCAGTGGTTGTGGTCAGTCCCTCCCTGAGTGGCATGTACTCCCTGCCCTTCCTCTTCCAGCACGAGGCTCTGGTCCGGGCTTACATCCCGGTGGCTCCCATCTGCACTGAGAAATTCACAGCAGAACAGTACAGCagcatacaggtgtgtgtgtgtgtgtgtgtgtgtgtgtgtgtgtgtgtgtgtgtgtgtgtgtgtgtgtgtgtgtgtgtgtgtgtgtgtgtgtgtgtgtgtgtgtgtgtgttgagggatTATGGCTCTCTGCTCTTTCGTTTCTCTTCTGTGGTTGGTTTCTCTTCTGTGGTTAGTTGCAAACATTGACTTTGCCTCTATGAAACATGCCTTGTGTTCCGGTGCTCTGTGTGACTTTAGTCAGGATTCAATCCGAACGCGGGTTGCAGACAATGCCGCTTTCAAAGGCAATTTCCTTCAGTAGCTGCGTCGTATACAACCCGCGCTCAGCTTGAATCGCTGCCATTGTATGTGACACCGGGTAACATTTGAGCTAACCACCTCCACTTTCATTCCAGACTCCATCTTTGATTGTCTATGGAGACCAGGATGCTCAGCTTGGAGAGGTTTCTCTGAACAACCTGAGGAGCCTGGCTAATCACAAGGTTGCGGTGATGAAAGGAGCAGGACATCCGTGCTACCTGGACGACCCGGCCACGTGGCACAGAGCTCTCACTGACTTTCTCAATACGTTGTGATGTTGTTCAGTGTCTTTGGGATATCTGTCCATGGATGCAGCACTATACGGCCATTCTTAATCCAACACTCCCAGCATTTAGTTATATAAACCAAAttgatactgtatgtttgttaattTGTCAAAAGCTAGTTtagattataatttttttaaatcaaagacTAGCGTGTGGTGTTTTGGAGACCTGTAACTGTGGTTCAGTACAATGCTCTTGCTGATATACTGTacttgtactgtgtgtgtgtgtgtggcctataCAGGATGTATGTACCTGACATGAGTCCTGGTATTACAAATGCAAAAACAAACACCACACAATGAAATGAAGTGAAAAATATGAACATTATTTAATaactgattctctgtaataaacaATTTGAAAATATTTTACAAGGAGTCACAGACACAATATTTTACAAATTTtgccctcttcttcttcttctttttttttagctTCATCAGTACAAAAGAATGGAGCGATGTGGACCAAtgcccagagagagggagctaaatcttccacgcacacacatacactcacacacaccaaaaatcaaatcaaaaacgGTTGATTTCAGATCTCAAACTTATCTTCACTTTATTCCTATTTTTTACTTCACTTAAAATTTGACAGattttactattttttttttcttttttgatatatatatatatattttacacatTTGGCAAACATGGTCACATAGCACCAGACTACAGAATCACATACGCGTCTTTCC
This is a stretch of genomic DNA from Oncorhynchus mykiss isolate Arlee chromosome 7, USDA_OmykA_1.1, whole genome shotgun sequence. It encodes these proteins:
- the LOC110527808 gene encoding protein ABHD14B; the protein is MCAAKMTEGSVHVESCKAPMFYRQAEPATGEVHLSVLLLHGIRFSSENWLNIGTLETLAKAGCRAVAIDLPGFGQSKSAVAPSAVGELAPGGFLKQVCEALGMGPVVVVSPSLSGMYSLPFLFQHEALVRAYIPVAPICTEKFTAEQYSSIQTPSLIVYGDQDAQLGEVSLNNLRSLANHKVAVMKGAGHPCYLDDPATWHRALTDFLNTL